A window from Purpureocillium takamizusanense chromosome 3, complete sequence encodes these proteins:
- a CDS encoding uncharacterized protein (EggNog:ENOG503PZVN): MATAVSTLPVADNPSCFFDALPTDVILTILTSLNSLGAVENVLRASRHARRVYLESQAWIIKKLCKTCVYPANMDVAFITLAMLRIHPSDIGRTIDLFSQVTDAPWVVVDQFLDRKTLQLEFLRLADHVNQLAEVYARAHNPEWFWRQLALKFNRCWPRRNGPSPLRFNPEQVAMRTEVATQVWRITEGIGLEALPKVRHSPEMLQLIQRSFWTRELSVRGSLLTGRLKALGEPISDLGMWFEDEAISSGVNRFLRLLTGAAQHLADVNSGKDLTLVYPHAREQLWEQSWLLGSRLWARMVRWPRPLITTDQIDSVIGLCDEAMAKYVDDADGTPWYFESPGMSTLFVRRLADGRMKRPLEHMRGVFFNAVVQNRLVMDVEDWRELDSGSAE; the protein is encoded by the coding sequence ATGGCGACAGCAGTCTCGACCCTTCCTGTTGCCGACAACCCGTCCTGCTTTTTCGATGCACTGCCTACGGATGTCATCCTCACAATCCTTACGAGTCTCAACAGTCTGGGAGCCGTCGAAAACGTCCTGAGAGCctcgcgccacgcccgcaGAGTCTACCTCGAGTCCCAAGCATGGATCATCAAGAAGCTTTGCAAGACGTGCGTCTACCCGGCCAACATGGACGTGGCGTTCATCACGCTGGCCATGCTGCGCATCCACCCATCTGATATTGGACGCACGATAGACCTGTTCTCCCAGGTAACAGACGCCCCGTGGGTAGTCGTCGATCAGTTTCTGGACCGAAAGACGCTGCAGCTGGAATTCCTCAGGCTGGCCGACCACGTCAACCAACTCGCCGAAGTGTACGCCAGGGCCCACAATCCGGAGTGGTTCTGGCGGCAGCTTGCTCTCAAGTTCAACAGATGCTGGCCCAGGCGGAATGGCCCCTCTCCATTGCGGTTCAATCCCGAGCAGGTCGCCATGCGGACGGAGGTGGCCACGCAGGTGTGGCGCATCACCGAGggcatcggcctcgaggctctACCCAAAGTCAGGCACTCCCCGGAGATGCTCCAACTCATACAACGCTCCTTCTGGACCCGCGAGTTGTCTGTCCGCGGCAGCCTGCTCACGGGACGGCTTAAGGCGCTAGGGGAGCCCATCTCGGACCTGGGGATGTGGttcgaagacgaggccatcAGCAGCGGCGTGAACCGCTTCCTGCGGCTGCTGACGGGCGCGGCCCAGCACTTGGCCGACGTCAACTCGGGCAAGGACCTGACGCTCGTCTACCCACACGCGCGTGAGCAGCTGTGGGAGCAAAGCTGGCTGCTCGGCTCTCGGCTGTGGGCACGCATGGtgcggtggccgcggccgctcatTACCACGGATCAGATCGACtccgtcatcggcctctGCGACGAAGCCATGGCAAAgtacgtcgacgacgccgacgggacgCCCTGGTACTTTGAATCCCCCGGCATGTCCACTCTGTTCGTCAGGCGGCTCGCGGACGGGAGGATGAAGCGGCCGCTGGAGCACATGCGAGGGGTGTTTTTCAACGCCGTCGTGCAGAACAGGCTGGTGATGGACGTTGAGGACTGGCGTGAGCTGGACAGCGGCTCAGCTGAGTAG
- the CCR4 gene encoding Poly(A)-specific ribonuclease (COG:K~EggNog:ENOG503NVSK~BUSCO:EOG09260WGT), with amino-acid sequence MYSQNHQQGHNARLNGAGRGMPSLLYNYQQHPQHQHPSQPQQHHGLQHDHGMPSSNGLNHHSTFASGVMSGSNAFGAGGMPNGHSAAARGAQGPPNEMWQEQLRMHKEAERAHSAMTDQQQPHYYARLKASENRGIGGPPPSTVKTQADGENEADDRRRPYNLEREARRQDWHNMDMSGQGLRNLAPELFRYQFLSELYIASNKLMRLPKEIGELRQLRHLDASYNQISELPPELGMCTYLKQLLLFNNQISELPFELGSLHLLDMLGVEGNPLEPNLKQEIVEKGTKSIINALREGAPMPPPPTPRKEIVIQEDVSQNLERVKVFSWNVLCDKYATASTYGYTPTRALNWEYRKSCILEELRLRDADFLALQEVSTDAFKEDLSPALAQMDYKGVHWPKSRARTMSEKDAQTVDGCAMFYKGSKYILLDKQLIEFASIAINRPDMKNQHDVFNRVMPKDNIAIICFLESRLTGARLILVNVHLTWDSALADVKVIQTGILMEHVTKLAEKYARWAPVKDKKMITVPGGDDGDPPPPPQAEPGPSQEYRSNTEIPLLVCGDFNSTEDSSVYELMSMGRVPPDHLELSNYHYGSFTRDGIEHPFSLRDAYAHIKGTADELPFTNYTPGFVDVIDYIWYSTNTLEVVDLLGPPDAAYLKRMPAFPNWHFPADHIQIMAEFIIKGRKEKKQQQQQQPAERDSGSGSGTPRA; translated from the exons ATGTACTCCCAGAACCATCAGCAGGGGCACAATGCCCGGCTGAATGGGGCGGGACGCGGGATGCCCAGCCTGCTGTACAACTACCAGCAGCACccccagcaccagcacccgtctcagcctcagcagcatcatggccTGCAGCATGACCACGGCATGCCGAGCTCCAATGGCCTCAATCACCACTCCACCTTCGCCTCTGGCGTCATGTCCGGCTCCAACGCGTtcggggccggcggcatgCCCAACGGAcactcggccgcggcgcgcggcgcgcagggcccCCCTAACGAGATGTGGCAAGAGCAGCTGCGGATGCATaaggaggccgagcgcgcccACTCGGCCATGACTGACCAGCAACAGCCCCACTACTACGCCCGCCTCAAGGCGTCAGAGAATCGTGGCAtaggcgggccgccgccttccacGGTCAAGACACAGGCGGACGGCGAGAATGAGGCGGacgaccggcggcggccgtaTAATCTTGAGCGCGAGGCACGTCGGCAGGACTGGCACAACATGGACATGAGCGGCCAGGGCCTCCGCAACCTCGCCCCAGAGCTGTTCCGCTACCAATTTCTGAGCGAGCTCTACATCGCCTCGAATAAGCTCATGCGATTGCCCAAGGAGATTGGAGAGCTGCGGCAGCTTCGCCATCTGGACGCCTCGTACAACCAGATCTCGGAGCTGCCCCCGGAGCTCGGCATGTGCACGTATCTTAAGCAGCTCCTGCTTTTCAACAACCAAATATCGGAACTACCCTTCGAGCTCGGATCGTTGCACCTGCTCGATatgctcggcgtcgagggaaACCCTTTAGAACCTAATCTCAAGCAGGAGATCGTGGAAAAGGGCACCAAGAGCATCATCAACGCCCTGCGAGAAGGAGCGCCGA TGCCCCCGCCTCCGACCCCGCGCAAGGAGATTGTGATCCAGGAGGACGTGTCACAAAATCTCGAGCGGGTCAAGGTATTTTCGTGGAACGTGTTGTGCGACAAGTATGCAACGGCCTCGACGTATGGCTACACGCCGACACGCGCACTCAACTGGGAGTACCGCAAGAGCTGCAttctggaggagctgcggctgcgcgatGCCGACTTTCTCGCGCTCCAAGAAGTTTCAACCGACGCCTTCAAGGAGGATCTCAGCCCCGCACTGGCACAGATGGACTACAAGGGCGTCCACTGGCCCAAATCGCGCGCGCGGACCATGTCGGAGAAGGACGCGCAGACTGTCGACGGGTGCGCCATGTTCTACAAGGGTAGCAAGTACATCTTGCTGGACAAGCAGCTTATTGAGTTTGCATCCATTGCCATCAACCGACCGGACATGAAGAACCAGCACGACGTCTTCAACCGTGTCATGCCCAAGGACAACATCGCTATCATCTGTTTCCTCGAGTCGCGGCTGACGGGCGCTCGCCTGATACTCGTCAATGTGCACCTTACGTGGGACTCGGCGCTTGCGGACGTCAAGGTTATCCAGACGGGTATTCTGATGGAGCACGTAACCAAGCTGGCGGAAAAGTACGCCCGATGGGCGCCGGTTAAGGACAAGAAGATGATAACAGTGCCAgggggcgacgatggcgatccgccgccgccgccgcaggcggAGCCCGGCCCGAGCCAGGAGTACCGATCCAACACGGAGATTCCGCTGCTCGTGTGCGGCGACTTCAACTCAACCGAGGACTCGTCCGTGTACGAGCTCATGTCTATGGGCCGAGTACCGCCGGACCACCTGGAGCTCAGCAACTACCACTACGGTAGCTTCacgcgcgacggcatcgagcacCCCTTCAGCCTACGGGACGCATACGCGCACATCAAGggcaccgccgacgagctgccctTTACCAACTACACCCCGGGCTTCGTCGATGTCATTGATTACATCTGGTACTCAACCAACACGCTCGAGGTGGTGGACCTCCTGGGCCCGCCTGACGCGGCGTACCTGAAGCGCATGCCGGCCTTCCCCAACTGGCACTTCCCCGCCGACCATATCCAGATCATGGCCGAGTTCATCATCAAGGGccgcaaggagaagaagcagcagcagcagcagcagccagcggAGCGCGACTCGGGCAGCGGTTCCGggacgccgcgggcctgA